The Drechmeria coniospora strain ARSEF 6962 chromosome 02, whole genome shotgun sequence genome has a segment encoding these proteins:
- a CDS encoding FYVE domain protein, protein MAADLIMPALPGHDQQSRHFLPPQRPMLHSRTQSYHTLSGPLVSPISGTHLSPNQACSFSTPPSPKGHSTRRRRPAYMPAVLRPCDEFPPRIMTPTRLSGSTSDSDSDTTLRRTNSNLMSLPGLGALGHKLTRRTTGESVKTLDGDWNLDSFPEPEAPPTRSHWKADPDSTICDDPTCKRAFNYFVRRHHCRRCGNIFCDGHSSYVLPLDQHANFNPRAVHSRACNHCFQEVKAQHSRHNSQSSAAPSSAEPSSIPSTPIVSPGGLAPTAPSGPEIAASVPRDWNWSTF, encoded by the exons atggccgccgatCTCATAATGCCCGCCTTGCCGGGCCACGACCAGCAGTCGCGACACTTTTTGCCGCCCCAACGCCCGATGCTGCACAGCAGAACCCAATCCTACCACACCCTGTCCGGGCCCCTCGTCTCTCCCATCAGCGGCACCCACCTCAGCCCGAACCAGGCGTGCTCCTTTTCCactccgccgtcgcccaaaGGTCACAgcacccgccgccgtcgccccgCCTACATGCCCGCCGTCTTGCGGCCCTGCGACGAGTTCCCCCCCAGGATCATGACCCCCACCCGGCTGTCCGGCTCGACCTCCGACTCCGACTCCGACACCACCCTTCGCCGCACCAACTCGAACCTGATGAGCCTCCCGGGACTCGGTGCCTTGGGTCACAAGCTCACCCGCCGCACCACGGGCGAGAGTGTCAAGACCCTGGATGGCGACTGGAATCTCGACTCTTTCCCCGAGCCCGAGGCTCCCCCGACCCGATCCCACTGGAAG GCCGATCCCGATTCCACCATTTGCGACGACCCAACCTGCAAGCGTGCCTTCAACTACTTTGTTCGCCGCCACCACTGCCGCAGATGCGGCAACATCTTTTGCGACGGCCACTCGAGCTACGTTCTTCCCCTCGACCAGCACGCCAACTTCAACCCGCGAGCTGTGCACTCCCGCGCCTGCAACCACTGTTTCCAAGAGGTCAAGGCGCAGCATAGCAGGCATAATAGCCagtcctcggccgctccatcctcggccgagccgtcATCGATTCCCTCGACACCCATCGTTTCTCCCGGTGGACTTGCTCCAACTGCGCCGAGCGGTCCCGAAATCGCAGCCAGCGTGCCGCGCGACTGGAACTGGAGCACCTTTTGA